A genomic window from Streptomyces sp. MST-110588 includes:
- a CDS encoding class E sortase, producing the protein MTATRHDEGTEAPTPAPGPRRIRRRIAAVVSVIGELLITAGLILALFVVYSLWWTNVLADREAHKQGDRIRKNWAQGPKGPGALDTKDGIGFLHVPAMKNGEVLVKKGTDSDILNEGVAGFYTKPVKSALPQEKKGNFTLAAHRDGHGAKFHNIDKLKEGDPIVFESKDTWYIYKVYASLTETSKYNTDVLDDVPKESGKRKPGRFITLTTCTPVYTSDYRYIVWGELVRTEKVDANRTAPKELR; encoded by the coding sequence GTGACTGCCACCCGACACGACGAGGGCACCGAAGCGCCCACGCCCGCTCCCGGGCCACGCCGGATACGCCGGCGCATCGCCGCCGTCGTCAGCGTGATCGGCGAGCTGCTGATCACAGCCGGACTGATCCTGGCGCTGTTCGTCGTGTACTCGCTGTGGTGGACGAACGTCCTCGCCGACCGCGAAGCGCACAAGCAGGGTGACCGGATACGCAAGAACTGGGCGCAGGGCCCCAAGGGCCCCGGCGCGCTCGACACCAAGGACGGCATCGGCTTCCTGCACGTCCCGGCGATGAAGAACGGCGAGGTGCTGGTCAAGAAGGGCACCGACTCCGACATCCTCAACGAGGGCGTGGCCGGCTTCTACACCAAGCCGGTGAAGTCCGCGCTCCCCCAGGAGAAGAAGGGCAACTTCACGCTCGCCGCACACCGCGACGGACACGGCGCGAAGTTCCACAACATCGACAAGCTCAAGGAAGGCGACCCGATCGTCTTCGAGTCCAAGGACACCTGGTACATCTACAAGGTCTACGCGTCCTTGACCGAGACCTCGAAGTACAACACCGACGTCCTGGACGACGTCCCCAAGGAATCCGGCAAGCGCAAGCCCGGCCGCTTCATCACCCTGACGACCTGCACCCCCGTCTACACCTCGGACTACCGCTACATCGTCTGGGGCGAGCTGGTCCGCACCGAAAAGGTCGACGCCAACCGCACCGCCCCCAAGGAACTCCGCTAG